One stretch of Maylandia zebra isolate NMK-2024a linkage group LG13, Mzebra_GT3a, whole genome shotgun sequence DNA includes these proteins:
- the slf2 gene encoding SMC5-SMC6 complex localization factor protein 2 isoform X2: MKPSRVPNRLSNPPPRRMLPIQAPEVCYRDRIGPHWQNHHPPGLIHSSGFNSSNSLNLGSPVERPYFMPKERLGPPEHFGQPPGLVPNNPGTIRMSLNPPIPGGHQPGSFDTFLLPVAINQSPSSHIGRDQATEFKASSSSSESKTVTTQRQESDKAQSSDVEYSIPTVQLHRPSVSVTTPSFNYRAPNEVHPQSPSYSKGWYHNISHWPSQGYHLHPKPHSSDSSRLPIMHISVASSQSQQQEQTPSSEKLISVDLNFSSHKRRSEYEYGSENAKKPCTQGANSNKTETTKPTVPTALAPQPSVMHSSESANQHKTTDGYLLTEQARGQSACSELSSTVGSSQSCCKSSYHKECTEKITSTGAKESFINYSQSHVPQLKEMRSHVKPNEGSVKKTSEQKNKRDKSSTLFNSDVPQKDTTSSSPAELGSHHSGFSSSSSSVKTPKRSNPRGENRKLSSSPHKSTSKPNSSSLTGRTGERNKASRSRRPVASYDANDLFTPDPVTYIVSSSNKTVKPKIDGETSKTTEKGSSSIAGSSSNSITESSCEKHQNCKITGPLLEASSTLPNPLGSFPTVTLTRVKLENLIPPPRDKDTKNSPIPSSHRQLKGDQNPSLLCKKVSTGAVETDSAAAEQTSTSSYCQSLPLKGQESKGDNKQINEEDPIDVELDLGLSFAVDVDLTQSSHSSDDEQLLSLEEMMERATKPPDTPEKGTFSDPSPPRRLSSQSKNQPFQSTTKSGNYKNNLDQILKEINNNKKSKEIERQLLTACEEDLLKIAEYEEAEENREEGISSEQQEFLQRYSLMSAAIKEVPPGEEVFNLEKFGQIFDQDTLQLRQCLVNPQGTAQKTLLWSSPAQLRLHVNIGLFQEAYDSSSPCPAQVTRFLFKMMSVHSERMISEKLLQALCDIALTAAYQIVKYGNQQFKVWVPSLSDVTLVLMNMGVPFVKLFPYENLQPPFTEGDLLEDVYIKSDSPTHNKEETTFPEHNCSNVLKYLSYCMGLCPRAYSDNELLLILTVMSHIGLETRLILESSVALEPLLCKIVNNIRDWDALLPKICLALTDLTDDHHNMCLLVHLLPDNIRGKELRRHLSLCMISKLLDGNCKYKPVEREFQLSELRPYLPRMQPSSLFRHMTSSSGMNQKDKEEDLGTLDQQSYYLCYSLLTLANEASNFQFFPAHQKKQLLFLSTELETHVKCDIRESEKCLYRSKVKDLVARIYTKWQMLLQRTRPLDDKLYDYWQPGDTLGYSQEEQEDEDDTAEEETVVEEEVEGDEEEDGETTLTEQNEAVMVAEGKKDARVEPEEDTKLGETEKDTNVIAAEEGMTFGEQEDMNTAETEEDMNIDEVLMEEDGIPSDISKTEEEKETVPGNLNQVVPETDPQAPLESEGVDEQVAAPNIGHVDEDTESEERKGTHPAPTAGLF; encoded by the exons ATGAAGCCTTCTCGGGTCCCTAACCGGCTTTCTAATCCACCACCGAGGAGAATGTTGCCAATTCAGGCACCGGAGGTGTGCTACAGGGACAGAATTGGTCCACACTGGCAAAATCATCATCCCCCAGGACTAATCCATTCATCAGGATTTAATTCAAGCAATTCACTTAATCTTGGTTCCCCTGTGGAAAGACCTTATTTTATGCCAAAGGAAAGGTTGGGTCCTCCAGAACACTTTGGTCAACCTCCAGGGCTTGTGCCAAACAATCCAGGTACCATTAGGATGTCATTAAATCCCCCAATACCAGGAGGCCATCAGCCAGGATCTTTTGACACATTTTTGCTTCCAGTGGCTATCAACCAATCGCCATCTTCCCACATAGGCCGAGATCAAGCGACTGAATTCAAGGCTTCTTCATCCAGCTCAGAAAGTAAAACTGTAACAACACAAAGACAAGAATCAGATAAG GCTCAGTCCAGTGATGTGGAATATTCTATACCTACGGTCCAGCTGCACAGACCATCTGTGAGTGTTACAACCCCATCATTCAACTACAGAGCACCCAATGAAGTTCACCCACAGTCCCCTTCATACTCAAAAGGCTGGTATCATAATATCAGCCATTGGCCCTCGCAGGGCTACCATCTCCATCCAAAACCCCACTCATCCGACAGTAGTCGTTTACCCATCATGCATATCTCTGTAGCCTCTTCCCAG aGCCAGCAACAGGAGCAAACACCTTCAAGTGAAAAGTTAATTTCAG TGGACTTGAACTTCTCATCACACAAGAGGCGCAGCGAGTATGAATATGGTTCAGAGAATGCCAAGAAACCATGTACTCAAGGGGCAAACTCAAACAAAACGGAGACAACAAAACCCACTGTTCCCACTGCACTTGCGCCTCAGCCGTCAGTGATGCATTCTTCAGAGTCAGCAAACCAACACAAAACCACAGATGGCTATCTACTTACAGAACAGGCACGTGGACAGTCAGCATGCTCAGAGCTGTCATCTACTGTTGGATCTTCTCAGTCATGCTGCAAGTCATCATATCATAAAGAATGTACAGAGAAAATAACATCAACAGGTGCAAAGGAATCATTTATAAATTATTCTCAGAGTCATGTACCACAGTTAAAGGAAATGAGATCACATGTAAAGCCAAATGAGGGAAGTGTGAAAAAGACAAGcgagcaaaaaaataaaagggatAAATCAAGCACTTTGTTCAACTCTGATGTTCCTCAGAAGGACACTACTAGCTCTTCACCTGCTGAGTTAGGCAGTCACCACTCTGGTTTTTCTTCCAGTAGTAGCTCTGTCAAGACCCCGAAAAGAAGTAATCCCagaggagaaaacagaaaactcagCAGTAGCCCTCACAAATCAACCTCGAAACCAAATTCGAGCTCTTTGACTGGTCGGACAGGAGAGCGGAATAAAGCTTCTCGTTCACGAAGACCTGTAGCTTCTTATGACGCCAATGATCTTTTCACTCCTGATCCTGTGACTTACATTGTTAGCTCCTCAAATAAGACTGTAAAACCCAAGATAGATGGGGAAACAAGCAAAACAACAGAGAAAGGTTCATCCAGCATCGCAGGAAGCTCCAGCAACTCAATTACTGAGTCCTCTTGTGAGAAACATCAAAACTGCAAAATAACCGGTCCTCTTCTTGAAGCATCGTCCACTTTACCTAATCCACTAGGCAGTTTTCCAACTGTAACGTTAACACGGGTAAAACTGGAAAACTTAATACCACCTCCTCGAGATAAGGACACCAAAAACAGCCCCATCCCTTCTTCACACAGGCAGCTTAAGGGTGACCAAAATCCATCTCTCCTCTGCAAAAAAGTGAGTACAGGTGCTGTAGAGACTGacagtgctgctgctgaacaGACTTCTACCTCCAGTTATTGTCAGTCTCTACCACTGAAGGGGCAGGAAAGTAAAGGTGATAACAAGCAGATAAATGAAGAGGATCCCATAGATGTGGAGCTGGACTTGGGGCTGAGTTTTGCAGTAGATGTGGATCTAACCCAAAGCTCCCATAGCAGTGATGATGAGCAGCTACTTTCCTTGGAAGAGATGATGGAGCGTGCTACTAAACCTCCAGATACACCTGAGAAGGGAACATTCTCAGATCCTAGTCCACCTAGACGTCTGAGCTCTCAGTCAAAAAAT CAACCATTTCAATCCACAACAAAGTCAGGCAATTACAAGAACAATCTTGACCAAATACTGaaggaaataaataacaataaaaa ATCAAAAGAGATTGAGAGACAACTGCTAACTGCATGTGAAGAGGACCTGTTGAAGATAGCTGAATATGAAGAAGCAGAGGAGAACCGAGAGGAGGGCATTTCTTCCGAACAACA GGAATTCTTGCAGCGGTATTCATTGATGTCTGCTGCAATCAAAGAAGTCCCTCCAGGAGAAGAAGTGTTCAACCTGGAGAAGTTTGGTCAGATCTTTGACCAGGATACATTACAGCTCAGGCAGTGCCTGGTCAATCCACAGGGAACAGCACAAAAAACTCTTCTGTG GTCCAGCCCAGCTCAGCTGCGATTGCATGTGAATATCGGATTGTTTCAGGAAGCTTATGACTCTAGCTCACCCTGTCCAGCTCAGGTTACCCGTTTCCTTTTCAAG ATGATGTCAGTCCATAGTGAGAGGATGATATCTGAGAAGTTGCTACAGGCCCTCTGTGATATTGCATTGACTGCTGCTTATCAAATAG TGAAATATGGAAACCAGCAGTTTAAAGTGTGGGTTCCCAGTTTATCTGACGTGACGCTGGTCCTGATGAACATGGGAGTGCCGTTTGTTAAACTCTTCCCTTATGAGAATCTGCAACCTCCATTCACAGAAGGAGATCTGCT ggaGGACGTCTACATCAAAAGTGATAGTCCTACCCACAACAAGGAAGAGACCACTTTCCCTGAACACAACTGCAGTAATGTTTTAAAG TACCTGTCTTACTGCATGGGTCTGTGCCCACGTGCATACAGCGACAATGAGCTGCTGTTGATCCTTACTGTAATGAGTCACATCGGCCTGGAAACGCGTCTCATCCTCGAGTCGAGTGTGGCACTGGAGCCTCTGCTGTGTAAAATTGTCAACAACATCAGGGATTGGGACGCTCTG CTGCCAAAAATCTGCCTGGCTCTCACTGATTTGACAGATGATCACCACAACATGTGCCTATTAGTTCATCTCCTGCCTGACAACATTCGTGGAAA AGAGTTGCGCCGACATCTAAGCCTGTGCATGATTTCTAAGTTGTTGGATGGAAATTGCAAATACAAACCTGTGGAAAGAGAATTTCAG CTCTCTGAACTGAGGCCATACCTTCCTCGCATGCAACCTTCCTCCCTTTTCCGACACATGACGAGCTCTTCTGGAATGAACCAGAAAGATAAAGAAGAAGACCTGGGCACACTAGACCAGCAG tCCTACTACCTGTGCTATAGCCTTCTGACATTAGCAAATGAAGCATCCAACTTTCAGTTTTTTCCCGCTCACCAAAAG aagcagctgctgtttttgtcaACTGAGCTGGAAACGCATGTTAAATGTGACATCAGGGAGAGTGAAAAATGTCTTTATCGCAGCAAG GTGAAGGATCTGGTGGCGAGGATCTACACCAAGTGGCAGATGCTCCTTCAGAGGACAAGGCCTCTCGAT GATAAACTGTATGATTATTGGCAGCCTGGGGATACTTTGGGGTACAgccaggaggagcaggaggatgaAGATGACACTGCAGAAGAGGAGACTGTGGTGGAAGAAGAAGTAGAGGGGGATGAAGAGGAAGATGGAGAAACAACTTTAACTGAACAGAATGAAGCTGTCATGGTtgctgagggaaaaaaagatgccAGGGTGGAGCCAGAAGAAGACACGAAACTTGGTGAgacagaaaaagacacaaatgttATTGCAGCAGAAGAAGGCATGACATTTGGTGAACAAGAAGATATGAACACTGCAGAGACGGAGGAAGACATGAATATTGATGAGGTGCTAATGGAGGAAGATGGTATCCCAAGTGACATAAGCAAaacagaagaggaaaaagaaacagtACCTGGGAATTTAAACCAAGTAGTGCCTGAGACGGATCCTCAAGCACCCTTGGAGTCTGAGGGAGTGGATGAGCAAGTGGCTGCTCCCAACATAGGGCATGTTGATGAGGACACTgagagtgaagaaagaaaaggaacacaCCCGGCAccaacagctggtttattctga
- the slf2 gene encoding SMC5-SMC6 complex localization factor protein 2 isoform X4 produces the protein MKPSRVPNRLSNPPPRRMLPIQAPEVCYRDRIGPHWQNHHPPGLIHSSGFNSSNSLNLGSPVERPYFMPKERLGPPEHFGQPPGLVPNNPGTIRMSLNPPIPGGHQPGSFDTFLLPVAINQSPSSHIGRDQATEFKASSSSSESKTVTTQRQESDKAQSSDVEYSIPTVQLHRPSSQQQEQTPSSEKLISAVDLNFSSHKRRSEYEYGSENAKKPCTQGANSNKTETTKPTVPTALAPQPSVMHSSESANQHKTTDGYLLTEQARGQSACSELSSTVGSSQSCCKSSYHKECTEKITSTGAKESFINYSQSHVPQLKEMRSHVKPNEGSVKKTSEQKNKRDKSSTLFNSDVPQKDTTSSSPAELGSHHSGFSSSSSSVKTPKRSNPRGENRKLSSSPHKSTSKPNSSSLTGRTGERNKASRSRRPVASYDANDLFTPDPVTYIVSSSNKTVKPKIDGETSKTTEKGSSSIAGSSSNSITESSCEKHQNCKITGPLLEASSTLPNPLGSFPTVTLTRVKLENLIPPPRDKDTKNSPIPSSHRQLKGDQNPSLLCKKVSTGAVETDSAAAEQTSTSSYCQSLPLKGQESKGDNKQINEEDPIDVELDLGLSFAVDVDLTQSSHSSDDEQLLSLEEMMERATKPPDTPEKGTFSDPSPPRRLSSQSKNQPFQSTTKSGNYKNNLDQILKEINNNKKSKEIERQLLTACEEDLLKIAEYEEAEENREEGISSEQQEFLQRYSLMSAAIKEVPPGEEVFNLEKFGQIFDQDTLQLRQCLVNPQGTAQKTLLWSSPAQLRLHVNIGLFQEAYDSSSPCPAQVTRFLFKMMSVHSERMISEKLLQALCDIALTAAYQIVKYGNQQFKVWVPSLSDVTLVLMNMGVPFVKLFPYENLQPPFTEGDLLEDVYIKSDSPTHNKEETTFPEHNCSNVLKYLSYCMGLCPRAYSDNELLLILTVMSHIGLETRLILESSVALEPLLCKIVNNIRDWDALLPKICLALTDLTDDHHNMCLLVHLLPDNIRGKELRRHLSLCMISKLLDGNCKYKPVEREFQLSELRPYLPRMQPSSLFRHMTSSSGMNQKDKEEDLGTLDQQSYYLCYSLLTLANEASNFQFFPAHQKKQLLFLSTELETHVKCDIRESEKCLYRSKVKDLVARIYTKWQMLLQRTRPLDDKLYDYWQPGDTLGYSQEEQEDEDDTAEEETVVEEEVEGDEEEDGETTLTEQNEAVMVAEGKKDARVEPEEDTKLGETEKDTNVIAAEEGMTFGEQEDMNTAETEEDMNIDEVLMEEDGIPSDISKTEEEKETVPGNLNQVVPETDPQAPLESEGVDEQVAAPNIGHVDEDTESEERKGTHPAPTAGLF, from the exons ATGAAGCCTTCTCGGGTCCCTAACCGGCTTTCTAATCCACCACCGAGGAGAATGTTGCCAATTCAGGCACCGGAGGTGTGCTACAGGGACAGAATTGGTCCACACTGGCAAAATCATCATCCCCCAGGACTAATCCATTCATCAGGATTTAATTCAAGCAATTCACTTAATCTTGGTTCCCCTGTGGAAAGACCTTATTTTATGCCAAAGGAAAGGTTGGGTCCTCCAGAACACTTTGGTCAACCTCCAGGGCTTGTGCCAAACAATCCAGGTACCATTAGGATGTCATTAAATCCCCCAATACCAGGAGGCCATCAGCCAGGATCTTTTGACACATTTTTGCTTCCAGTGGCTATCAACCAATCGCCATCTTCCCACATAGGCCGAGATCAAGCGACTGAATTCAAGGCTTCTTCATCCAGCTCAGAAAGTAAAACTGTAACAACACAAAGACAAGAATCAGATAAG GCTCAGTCCAGTGATGTGGAATATTCTATACCTACGGTCCAGCTGCACAGACCATCT aGCCAGCAACAGGAGCAAACACCTTCAAGTGAAAAGTTAATTTCAG CAGTGGACTTGAACTTCTCATCACACAAGAGGCGCAGCGAGTATGAATATGGTTCAGAGAATGCCAAGAAACCATGTACTCAAGGGGCAAACTCAAACAAAACGGAGACAACAAAACCCACTGTTCCCACTGCACTTGCGCCTCAGCCGTCAGTGATGCATTCTTCAGAGTCAGCAAACCAACACAAAACCACAGATGGCTATCTACTTACAGAACAGGCACGTGGACAGTCAGCATGCTCAGAGCTGTCATCTACTGTTGGATCTTCTCAGTCATGCTGCAAGTCATCATATCATAAAGAATGTACAGAGAAAATAACATCAACAGGTGCAAAGGAATCATTTATAAATTATTCTCAGAGTCATGTACCACAGTTAAAGGAAATGAGATCACATGTAAAGCCAAATGAGGGAAGTGTGAAAAAGACAAGcgagcaaaaaaataaaagggatAAATCAAGCACTTTGTTCAACTCTGATGTTCCTCAGAAGGACACTACTAGCTCTTCACCTGCTGAGTTAGGCAGTCACCACTCTGGTTTTTCTTCCAGTAGTAGCTCTGTCAAGACCCCGAAAAGAAGTAATCCCagaggagaaaacagaaaactcagCAGTAGCCCTCACAAATCAACCTCGAAACCAAATTCGAGCTCTTTGACTGGTCGGACAGGAGAGCGGAATAAAGCTTCTCGTTCACGAAGACCTGTAGCTTCTTATGACGCCAATGATCTTTTCACTCCTGATCCTGTGACTTACATTGTTAGCTCCTCAAATAAGACTGTAAAACCCAAGATAGATGGGGAAACAAGCAAAACAACAGAGAAAGGTTCATCCAGCATCGCAGGAAGCTCCAGCAACTCAATTACTGAGTCCTCTTGTGAGAAACATCAAAACTGCAAAATAACCGGTCCTCTTCTTGAAGCATCGTCCACTTTACCTAATCCACTAGGCAGTTTTCCAACTGTAACGTTAACACGGGTAAAACTGGAAAACTTAATACCACCTCCTCGAGATAAGGACACCAAAAACAGCCCCATCCCTTCTTCACACAGGCAGCTTAAGGGTGACCAAAATCCATCTCTCCTCTGCAAAAAAGTGAGTACAGGTGCTGTAGAGACTGacagtgctgctgctgaacaGACTTCTACCTCCAGTTATTGTCAGTCTCTACCACTGAAGGGGCAGGAAAGTAAAGGTGATAACAAGCAGATAAATGAAGAGGATCCCATAGATGTGGAGCTGGACTTGGGGCTGAGTTTTGCAGTAGATGTGGATCTAACCCAAAGCTCCCATAGCAGTGATGATGAGCAGCTACTTTCCTTGGAAGAGATGATGGAGCGTGCTACTAAACCTCCAGATACACCTGAGAAGGGAACATTCTCAGATCCTAGTCCACCTAGACGTCTGAGCTCTCAGTCAAAAAAT CAACCATTTCAATCCACAACAAAGTCAGGCAATTACAAGAACAATCTTGACCAAATACTGaaggaaataaataacaataaaaa ATCAAAAGAGATTGAGAGACAACTGCTAACTGCATGTGAAGAGGACCTGTTGAAGATAGCTGAATATGAAGAAGCAGAGGAGAACCGAGAGGAGGGCATTTCTTCCGAACAACA GGAATTCTTGCAGCGGTATTCATTGATGTCTGCTGCAATCAAAGAAGTCCCTCCAGGAGAAGAAGTGTTCAACCTGGAGAAGTTTGGTCAGATCTTTGACCAGGATACATTACAGCTCAGGCAGTGCCTGGTCAATCCACAGGGAACAGCACAAAAAACTCTTCTGTG GTCCAGCCCAGCTCAGCTGCGATTGCATGTGAATATCGGATTGTTTCAGGAAGCTTATGACTCTAGCTCACCCTGTCCAGCTCAGGTTACCCGTTTCCTTTTCAAG ATGATGTCAGTCCATAGTGAGAGGATGATATCTGAGAAGTTGCTACAGGCCCTCTGTGATATTGCATTGACTGCTGCTTATCAAATAG TGAAATATGGAAACCAGCAGTTTAAAGTGTGGGTTCCCAGTTTATCTGACGTGACGCTGGTCCTGATGAACATGGGAGTGCCGTTTGTTAAACTCTTCCCTTATGAGAATCTGCAACCTCCATTCACAGAAGGAGATCTGCT ggaGGACGTCTACATCAAAAGTGATAGTCCTACCCACAACAAGGAAGAGACCACTTTCCCTGAACACAACTGCAGTAATGTTTTAAAG TACCTGTCTTACTGCATGGGTCTGTGCCCACGTGCATACAGCGACAATGAGCTGCTGTTGATCCTTACTGTAATGAGTCACATCGGCCTGGAAACGCGTCTCATCCTCGAGTCGAGTGTGGCACTGGAGCCTCTGCTGTGTAAAATTGTCAACAACATCAGGGATTGGGACGCTCTG CTGCCAAAAATCTGCCTGGCTCTCACTGATTTGACAGATGATCACCACAACATGTGCCTATTAGTTCATCTCCTGCCTGACAACATTCGTGGAAA AGAGTTGCGCCGACATCTAAGCCTGTGCATGATTTCTAAGTTGTTGGATGGAAATTGCAAATACAAACCTGTGGAAAGAGAATTTCAG CTCTCTGAACTGAGGCCATACCTTCCTCGCATGCAACCTTCCTCCCTTTTCCGACACATGACGAGCTCTTCTGGAATGAACCAGAAAGATAAAGAAGAAGACCTGGGCACACTAGACCAGCAG tCCTACTACCTGTGCTATAGCCTTCTGACATTAGCAAATGAAGCATCCAACTTTCAGTTTTTTCCCGCTCACCAAAAG aagcagctgctgtttttgtcaACTGAGCTGGAAACGCATGTTAAATGTGACATCAGGGAGAGTGAAAAATGTCTTTATCGCAGCAAG GTGAAGGATCTGGTGGCGAGGATCTACACCAAGTGGCAGATGCTCCTTCAGAGGACAAGGCCTCTCGAT GATAAACTGTATGATTATTGGCAGCCTGGGGATACTTTGGGGTACAgccaggaggagcaggaggatgaAGATGACACTGCAGAAGAGGAGACTGTGGTGGAAGAAGAAGTAGAGGGGGATGAAGAGGAAGATGGAGAAACAACTTTAACTGAACAGAATGAAGCTGTCATGGTtgctgagggaaaaaaagatgccAGGGTGGAGCCAGAAGAAGACACGAAACTTGGTGAgacagaaaaagacacaaatgttATTGCAGCAGAAGAAGGCATGACATTTGGTGAACAAGAAGATATGAACACTGCAGAGACGGAGGAAGACATGAATATTGATGAGGTGCTAATGGAGGAAGATGGTATCCCAAGTGACATAAGCAAaacagaagaggaaaaagaaacagtACCTGGGAATTTAAACCAAGTAGTGCCTGAGACGGATCCTCAAGCACCCTTGGAGTCTGAGGGAGTGGATGAGCAAGTGGCTGCTCCCAACATAGGGCATGTTGATGAGGACACTgagagtgaagaaagaaaaggaacacaCCCGGCAccaacagctggtttattctga